Genomic DNA from Theobroma cacao cultivar B97-61/B2 chromosome 3, Criollo_cocoa_genome_V2, whole genome shotgun sequence:
CAAGAGAGGAGGGTATTCCCCCTCTTCCATCATCCTCTTGCATAAATTTAAGGTCTCTATATCTTCTTTTGGTAGAACCTGTAATgcaattcatcaaaattaaatctcagGTATAAAAAGGAATGATGCTGTTTCGATAACAAGAAGCACCCATGGCCTAACGGATAAGGCGCCTGACTTCTAATCAGGCGATTGTGGGTTCGAGTCCCACTGGGTGTGCTATGCTATTCCACTTTCACATGACAGAAAATTTTAggtatttaattaaaattacttgaaagGAGTGAAAATTTGTCATTACCTGCATTCCTCCCTTCTCAAGAGCAGCAGAATTAGCTGACCTTGGTGCCATGCCAGGCCTGTAGGTGAGCTCATTACTGTACTCAGTCCCAGAGGATTCCAATGCTGTTGCCAATGATGCCATTTGTTCCAATCTCCTTTGAGGGTCTTCTGTTGGATTAAATGATagcaatttccttttttttttagacaTGGCTAACCCACTggctctctttctctttttgatgTTGGCTAAATACAACAAGCAAAACAATTACTTTGGTTAATCTCAACCTGTCGAAGAATTTTATAAACCTACGAAAGAATGAAGGCGCAAATCACTTAATTTTGCTACTTACTTTGACTTAGCCTTTCTGTAGATTCAGGCAACCTTCGAATCCGAAAGAAATCAACAATCTTGGTTTGAACCAAAGGAAACACTGTATACAATGAAAGACGCCAGTAATTAATATGGGAATTTGGGggaaattaaaatacaaatgGCCAAACGCTTACTTCTCCACTTTGATGTAAAATGCAAGCAAATAGCAATTCCAAATCAATATTTTTGTGTCCTGAGGATTTAATGTACGAAGGGTTTAACTTTGCTGAAATAatacattccaattttattcTACCATCCAAAAGAGATTAAAATCCAACACAAGTAAACATATATCAATCATTAAACTAactaaacaatcaaaattgcAATCTTTACATGTTTCACTGTATTcacattttgaaaattgacaactaaaatatttcaatttatgtTTATATCAAAAgttaaaaccctaaaaaaagaaaccataAATTGCGGGCAGAGAAACCATACATTGGGGTTTCTTGATGTTGGAGCAAGAGGGACAGAACCAAGCGCCTTTGGGAACCGAAGCAAGAATGGGTCTAAGGCAAAATATATGATACCCCTTATCGCACTTGTCGCACAACAAAAGCTTTGATCCAAAATCACCAGACCCGCATCTCTGGCAGCTAACATCCTCGAAATCCAAGCCATCCTCGTCTCCGAATATAGTGTCGGAGTAACGCCTCGGAGCTTGAGTTCTATGCCTCAGAACCATCGCTGTCTTCTTCATTGTCGTCAACGAAGCCACCGCCATTGATAAGGAAAGACAACGGGTGAGCTCGAAAACGGGGGGCGTTTAAGAATAACTTACCGATATTTCCAGTTCTTTCGCTTTGGGCGGTGGCTTATAAGGGGACGAACCAATTAGGTGATTTCGCGCGCTGATTTTGGTTTCGCGGGAAAGGGTTTCCGCGCCATCGTTTGGTTTTGGCTGGTGAAACATGATTTGCCACGCGGCCCTCTTTCTGTGTCCAGGATGAGATACTGTGTAACGAGGTGTATTCCAAtcaagtcctttttcattttcaaccgTCCGATTACCAGATCTCACCTGGATTGATCTTAAGACAATGAACGCTTTGATGTAATTAGTTTCCCGGCCCCAGTTATAATCCAATCAGATGAATATGTCACACCTTAGATGAACTTTTAagtatttataataatttaacaacatttatatttgtttcattataaatatatcattattttatattatcacttaataaaatgttataattttattaataaataaattaaaagtttagaatatacaaaaataaatattcatcatttttttaaaaaaatttttgcatATAATATTCTCTGATCAAATGATAGAACATAAATTGAcagtatataaaaaataataatatttttaaattaaaaatataaatatatacaatatAATTAGTAAATTTGGAAAGCGAAATAAAGCAAAGCCCAATGTATATTATGACGGCCCAAAAGATCAAGAACCCAAGgctctaaaagaaaaaaacccaTCTAAATTTTGCACAATCCACTAGAATTTCTCTTTACAATGGATGTGCACCTGGTCTCCTCGATAGACTCGGACGAGTTCACTCACCTGACTCGGGCCCTCTCTCGTTCCACCCTCATCGGGCTCGACGCCGAGTGGAAGCCCATTCGGTCCCAACAGTCCACTTTCCCCACAGTCACCCTCCTCCAACTTGCGTGTCAACTCGGCGACGACCCGGCCGAGTGGGACGAGTCGTTGGTCTTCTTGCTCGACCTCGCGTCAATTCCCTTGTCTTCGATATGGGAATTGTTAAAGGACGTGTTTGTTTCACCAGATATATTGAAATTGGGGTTTAAGTTCAAGCaagatttgattttcttgtcTTCCACTTTTGGTGCTGAAGGATGTGATCCTGCCTTTGATAAAGTAAGCTATTctttagaaaaaaagaatggtcaatcaaattttcatcGTAATATTGTGCTAAGATTTTGTCTTACAATGGTGAATAGGTGGAGCCCTATTTGGACATCACCAACATACACAAGTTTTTGCAACATAAACAAGGAAAGAAGGTATCAAAGGATACAAAGAGTTTGTCAGCTATATGTGAAGAAGTGTTGGGTATTTCTCTTTCCAAGGTATGTGTTTTTGACACCCAagttttcattcatttttaaatgttatggtTTGATAATATTTGTTAAGTTGAGAAATCTATTGGTTTTGTACTTTTGTAACTTTGGTATGTGTTGTCATTTGTCAATGCAAgataattcaatattttcctagtttaatttcgatataATGCCACTGAAATATCTATGTTTTAGTGGGTGTTTACTAGCTCTCACTAATATAATTATGTGCAAGGAAATGAGTGATAGGGGATATCCTAGTAATGGCTGCAAGGAGAGTGATGataatgaatgaaaaagatgAGATCTGATTTGCTAAAACTCTTCATTATAAGGGTTTTTTACATTTTAGAACAAtgatctttttttattttcctttcaatTCCTGAAAAGTGGTGAAAGATCaggatataaaatga
This window encodes:
- the LOC18605807 gene encoding histone-lysine N-methyltransferase ATXR6, producing MAVASLTTMKKTAMVLRHRTQAPRRYSDTIFGDEDGLDFEDVSCQRCGSGDFGSKLLLCDKCDKGYHIFCLRPILASVPKGAWFCPSCSNIKKPQLFPLVQTKIVDFFRIRRLPESTERLSQTNIKKRKRASGLAMSKKKRKLLSFNPTEDPQRRLEQMASLATALESSGTEYSNELTYRPGMAPRSANSAALEKGGMQVLPKEDIETLNLCKRMMEEGEYPPLLVVFDPVEGFTVQADRCIKDLTIITEYVGDVDYLNNREHDDGDSMMTLLHASNPSKSLVICPDKRGNIARFVNGINNFSPDGKKKQNVKCVRYDVNGECRVLLIANRDIRKGEKLYYDYNGYEHEYPTEHFV